A single genomic interval of Spinacia oleracea cultivar Varoflay chromosome 6, BTI_SOV_V1, whole genome shotgun sequence harbors:
- the LOC110794441 gene encoding GATA transcription factor 16 isoform X1, with translation MLDLKEEQQPCSVSESHSSSSELLKRCTDCQTTATPLWRGGPAGPKTLCNACGIKYHKKRRALLGLDKSKIDKNNNKKKTNKSCGGGSSNSSGSSSSNGSESRHGITSLKIKMMASGGIRQSGEKLRDKLGEVEQAAMLLMALSYGSVYA, from the exons ATGTTGGATTTAAAAGAGGAA CAGCAACCCTGTTCAGTCTCGGAATCACACAGTAGTAGCAGCGAATTGCTTAAACGATGTACGGATTGTCAAACCACGGCCACTCCTCTCTGGCGAGGCGGCCCCGCCGGTCCCAAG ACATTGTGTAATGCATGCGGTATCAAGTACCACAAGAAAAGAAGGGCGCTTCTAGGACTAGATAAATCGAAAATagacaaaaacaacaacaaaaagaaaaccaACAAGAGTTGCGGCGGCGGAAGTAGTAATAGTAGTGGTAGCAGCAGTAGTAATGGAAGCGAAAGTCGCCATGGAATAACATCGTTGAAGATTAAAATGATGGCTTCAGGAGGAATTAGACAAAGTGGTGAGAAATTAAGAGATAAATTAGGTGAAGTCGAACAAGCGGCTATGCTGTTAATGGCTTTATCTTACGGCTCTGTTTATGCTTAA
- the LOC110794441 gene encoding GATA transcription factor 16 isoform X2, giving the protein MLDLKEEQPCSVSESHSSSSELLKRCTDCQTTATPLWRGGPAGPKTLCNACGIKYHKKRRALLGLDKSKIDKNNNKKKTNKSCGGGSSNSSGSSSSNGSESRHGITSLKIKMMASGGIRQSGEKLRDKLGEVEQAAMLLMALSYGSVYA; this is encoded by the exons ATGTTGGATTTAAAAGAGGAA CAACCCTGTTCAGTCTCGGAATCACACAGTAGTAGCAGCGAATTGCTTAAACGATGTACGGATTGTCAAACCACGGCCACTCCTCTCTGGCGAGGCGGCCCCGCCGGTCCCAAG ACATTGTGTAATGCATGCGGTATCAAGTACCACAAGAAAAGAAGGGCGCTTCTAGGACTAGATAAATCGAAAATagacaaaaacaacaacaaaaagaaaaccaACAAGAGTTGCGGCGGCGGAAGTAGTAATAGTAGTGGTAGCAGCAGTAGTAATGGAAGCGAAAGTCGCCATGGAATAACATCGTTGAAGATTAAAATGATGGCTTCAGGAGGAATTAGACAAAGTGGTGAGAAATTAAGAGATAAATTAGGTGAAGTCGAACAAGCGGCTATGCTGTTAATGGCTTTATCTTACGGCTCTGTTTATGCTTAA